One window from the genome of Gammaproteobacteria bacterium encodes:
- a CDS encoding putative addiction module antidote protein — MVKVADLPSFDMAESLKTEEDIVMYLNMVLEDNDPAELAHALGVIAKARGMTQIAKEAGIGREALYKALRHDSAPRFDTINRVVNALGLKLTVQNV, encoded by the coding sequence ATGGTTAAAGTAGCTGATTTACCAAGTTTTGATATGGCTGAGTCACTCAAAACTGAAGAAGATATTGTGATGTATCTCAATATGGTTCTTGAAGATAATGATCCTGCTGAATTAGCTCATGCGCTTGGTGTAATAGCCAAAGCAAGAGGAATGACCCAAATTGCGAAAGAGGCAGGTATTGGACGTGAAGCTCTCTACAAGGCCCTCCGTCATGATTCTGCTCCACGTTTTGATACCATTAACCGTGTTGTAAATGCTCTTGGACTAAAGCTAACAGTACAGAATGTCTAA